The following proteins are encoded in a genomic region of Diabrotica virgifera virgifera chromosome 1, PGI_DIABVI_V3a:
- the LOC126878429 gene encoding vesicular acetylcholine transporter, whose protein sequence is MTTIPIINMEFSELKEVVWTKLQEPRTQRKLVLVIVSIALLLDNMLYMVIVPIIPDYLRYIGAYEDYPVPGNVSLPPGTPYKHDHHGQDQATGILFASKAIVQLMVNPFSGALIDRIGYDIPMMIGLTIMFLSTAVFACGRSYGLLFFARSLQGVGSAFADTSGLAMIADRFTEENERSKALGIALAFISFGCLVAPPFGGALYQFAGKEVPFLILAFVSLMDGFMLLLVMKPIKAQIKEAQMAKPPGVPIWRLFMDKYIAVCAGALMMSNVALAFLEPTISLWMEDNLTTENWKVGIVWLPAFFPHVFGVIITVKMAKKYPQYQWLMAAGGLALEGLSCFIIPFADSYIFLMVPICIICFGIALIDTALLPTLGYLVDVRYVSVYGSIYAIADISYSLAYAVGPIIAGGVVEAIGFTALNVLIAFSNLLYAPVLVYLKHIYDFKPFENEANILMQDPPNKEYQTYTMQDQKPISGEVQNHLEYKQQETNFSASHQQQGYQQQGYQQQGYQQQGYQQQEEPYQETQFQQQPPPRPQGRVLPQQPEAANPFRPQVQSTGGNPFKQGF, encoded by the coding sequence ATGACGACGATACCGATCATCAACATGGAGTTCTCCGAACTGAAAGAAGTCGTGTGGACGAAGCTCCAGGAACCCCGGACCCAAAGAAAATTAGTGTTAGTAATAGTGTCGATAGCCCTGCTGTTAGACAACATGCTTTACATGGTAATAGTGCCCATTATCCCGGACTATCTGCGGTATATCGGAGCCTACGAAGATTATCCGGTTCCGGGAAACGTGTCTCTTCCACCAGGTACGCCATACAAGCACGACCACCATGGCCAGGACCAGGCTACCGGCATCCTATTCGCCTCCAAGGCCATCGTCCAACTCATGGTAAACCCATTCTCCGGAGCACTCATAGACCGCATAGGCTACGACATTCCCATGATGATAGGACTGACGATCATGTTTCTATCGACAGCAGTGTTCGCCTGTGGCCGGAGCTACGGTCTCCTGTTCTTCGCCAGAAGTCTCCAGGGGGTCGGTTCGGCGTTCGCAGACACCTCAGGGCTCGCCATGATCGCCGATCGGTTCACGGAAGAGAACGAACGGTCGAAGGCACTCGGAATCGCGCTGGCTTTCATCAGTTTTGGCTGCCTCGTAGCGCCTCCCTTCGGGGGAGCCCTTTACCAGTTCGCCGGGAAGGAAGTGCCATTCCTGATTTTGGCCTTCGTTTCCCTGATGGACGGGTTTATGCTACTGCTGGTTATGAAACCTATAAAAGCCCAAATCAAAGAAGCTCAAATGGCAAAACCGCCCGGCGTTCCTATCTGGAGGCTTTTCATGGACAAATACATAGCAGTTTGCGCTGGAGCCCTCATGATGTCAAACGTGGCTTTGGCATTCCTAGAACCTACCATAAGTCTTTGGATGGAAGACAATTTAACCACCGAAAACTGGAAAGTCGGCATCGTTTGGCTACCGGCGTTCTTTCCTCACGTATTCGGAGTCATCATTACAGTCAAGATGGCAAAGAAGTATCCTCAATACCAATGGCTGATGGCCGCCGGAGGATTAGCACTGGAAGGCTTATCTTGCTTCATAATTCCCTTTGCAGACTCCTACATCTTTCTAATGGTCCCTATATGCATCATATGCTTTGGCATCGCCTTGATCGACACAGCACTCCTCCCTACTCTCGGTTACCTGGTGGACGTCCGTTACGTTTCGGTGTACGGCAGCATATACGCCATAGCAGACATTTCGTATTCTCTAGCATACGCAGTAGGGCCTATTATCGCCGGTGGTGTAGTAGAAGCTATAGGATTTACAGCCCTTAATGTATTAATAGCTTTTAGTAATCTTCTTTACGCCCCAGTGTTAGTGTATCTCAAGCATATTTACGATTTTAAACCGTTCGAAAATGAAGCAAACATACTAATGCAAGATCCTCCTAACAAAGAATATCAGACATACACAATGCAAGACCAAAAACCCATTAGTGGCGAAGTTCAAAACCATCTTGAATACAAACAACAAGAAACGAACTTCAGTGCAAGCCATCAACAACAAGGCTACCAACAACAAGGATATCAACAACAAGGCTACCAACAGCAAGGCTACCAGCAACAAGAAGAGCCTTACCAAGAAACGCAGTTCCAGCAACAGCCCCCTCCTCGTCCTCAAGGAAGGGTGTTACCCCAACAGCCAGAGGCAGCAAATCCGTTCAGGCCCCAAGTGCAATCCACTGGAGGGAATCCTTTCAAACAGGGATTCTAA